A genomic stretch from Bradyrhizobium quebecense includes:
- a CDS encoding DUF3298 and DUF4163 domain-containing protein: protein MIAKWAVALIAGFLFISPAVAADPKPDATIKNPSIEANVYLDDKIKADPALAADCLAEGRKWIDKNAAEAASARKDEPELFKDRGGYSFERKYSVRSVVDGRYVSVLRDDYMDTLGAHPNTDVNTILWDATAKKRISIRPFFTETADNGPTLTAMRKAIVSALNAEKKRRGAGETATAERYKVLKPTLLKIGAVTLAPSTVSGKSSGLTFHYPPYAIGPYAEGQYVVFVPWETLKPYLTAEGAKIFAGARPKADADDQPQ from the coding sequence ATCATCGCGAAGTGGGCCGTTGCCCTGATAGCGGGCTTCCTCTTCATTTCCCCCGCCGTCGCCGCCGATCCCAAACCCGACGCCACGATCAAGAATCCGAGCATCGAGGCCAACGTCTATCTCGACGACAAGATCAAGGCTGATCCGGCGCTGGCGGCCGATTGCCTCGCCGAAGGCCGGAAGTGGATCGACAAGAACGCCGCCGAGGCGGCTTCCGCGCGCAAGGACGAGCCTGAGCTTTTCAAAGACCGCGGCGGCTATTCATTCGAGCGCAAATATTCGGTGCGCTCCGTCGTCGACGGCCGTTATGTCAGCGTGCTGCGCGACGACTACATGGACACGCTCGGCGCGCATCCAAACACCGACGTCAACACCATCCTGTGGGATGCGACGGCGAAGAAGCGCATCAGCATCCGTCCCTTCTTCACCGAGACAGCTGACAACGGCCCTACCCTGACGGCGATGCGCAAGGCCATCGTCTCAGCGCTGAACGCCGAGAAGAAGCGGCGCGGTGCCGGCGAGACCGCAACCGCCGAGCGGTACAAGGTGCTGAAGCCGACCCTGCTCAAGATCGGCGCCGTGACGCTCGCGCCATCGACCGTGTCCGGCAAGAGCTCCGGCCTCACCTTCCACTACCCGCCCTATGCCATCGGTCCCTATGCCGAAGGTCAGTATGTCGTCTTCGTGCCGTGGGAGACGCTGAAGCCGTATCTGACGGCGGAAGGCGCGAAGATCTTCGCCGGCGCACGGCCGAAGGCCGACGCGGACGATCAGCCGCAATAG
- the meaB gene encoding methylmalonyl Co-A mutase-associated GTPase MeaB, giving the protein MTSPKPASPDIHALAKQLRAGHRAALARAITLVESRRGDHQAAARELVQALLPDTGKAVRVGITGSPGVGKSTTIDALGMFLIERGHKVAVLAVDPSSARTGGSILGDKTRMARLAVSDQAFIRPSPSSGTLGGVAAKTREAMLLCEAAGFDVVLVETVGIGQSETAVCDMTDFFLALMLPGAGDELQGIKKGLVELADMIAINKADGDNLKRANLAAADYRSALHILAPRSEHWHPPVETYSALTGTGLDRLWQKILDHRTAMNASGEFEARRREQQVKWMWSMLESRMMARLRLDAAIRAKVKKMEAEVAGGRISPAVAAEQIAEMLH; this is encoded by the coding sequence ATGACCTCGCCGAAGCCCGCCTCTCCCGACATCCACGCCCTCGCCAAGCAGCTCCGCGCCGGCCACCGCGCCGCGCTGGCGCGGGCGATCACGCTGGTGGAGAGCCGGCGCGGCGATCATCAGGCGGCGGCGCGCGAGCTGGTGCAGGCGCTGTTGCCCGACACCGGCAAGGCGGTGCGGGTCGGCATCACCGGCTCGCCCGGCGTCGGCAAGTCGACCACCATCGATGCGCTCGGCATGTTCCTGATCGAGCGCGGCCACAAGGTCGCGGTGCTCGCGGTCGATCCGTCCTCGGCGCGCACCGGCGGCTCGATCCTCGGCGACAAGACGCGGATGGCGCGGCTCGCCGTCTCCGACCAGGCCTTCATCCGCCCCTCGCCGTCCTCGGGCACGCTCGGCGGCGTCGCGGCGAAGACCCGTGAGGCGATGCTGTTGTGCGAGGCCGCCGGCTTCGACGTCGTGCTGGTCGAGACCGTCGGCATCGGGCAGTCCGAGACCGCGGTCTGCGACATGACCGACTTCTTCCTGGCGCTAATGCTGCCGGGCGCCGGCGACGAGCTGCAAGGCATCAAGAAGGGCCTCGTCGAGCTCGCCGACATGATCGCGATCAACAAGGCCGACGGTGACAACCTCAAGCGCGCCAACCTCGCCGCTGCCGACTATCGCAGCGCGCTGCATATCCTGGCGCCGCGCTCGGAGCACTGGCATCCGCCGGTCGAGACCTATTCGGCGCTGACCGGCACCGGGCTCGACCGACTCTGGCAGAAGATCCTCGACCACCGCACCGCGATGAACGCCTCGGGCGAATTCGAAGCCCGCCGCCGCGAGCAGCAGGTGAAGTGGATGTGGTCGATGCTGGAAAGCCGGATGATGGCGCGGCTGCGCTTGGACGCTGCGATCCGCGCCAAGGTCAAGAAGATGGAGGCCGAGGTCGCCGGCGGCCGCATCTCGCCCGCGGTCGCCGCCGAGCAGATCGCGGAGATGCTGCATTGA
- a CDS encoding adenylate/guanylate cyclase domain-containing protein, producing the protein MADFIMPQTQYARSGDVSIAYQVTGDGPIDLLIVPGSISHLEVVHELPCISNNAQRLGRFARIISFDKRGQGLSDRVSGVPSLEERMDDVRAVLDAVGSRKTVLLGMSEGCPMSVLFSATHPDRVSHLVLVGGFVRAGYSIPAAQFEAFADRAVANWGSGQMMKHVVGLADASQEQLAALGKFERMSCSPGAFKAIMVMNRLIDVTPVLQSVRVPTLVLHSQADAVVPVSEGRKLGAAIPGARYIEYEGLPHGVFFTAECERVIGDIEEFVTGHRPEAGEDVDRVLATVLFTDIVNSTTKAIEVGDRRWHELLDSHDRLAAQVVERHRGKLVKNTGDGILATFDGPGRGVRCALALGEAARQLGLPLRAGLHTGEIEVRGRDVGGIAVHVAARVMGRSDANEVLVSRVVTDLVAGAGLKFAERGSFDLKGIPGAWDLFAAVQ; encoded by the coding sequence ATGGCCGATTTCATTATGCCCCAGACGCAATATGCGCGCAGTGGCGATGTCAGTATTGCCTATCAGGTGACCGGGGACGGGCCGATCGACCTTCTGATCGTGCCTGGCTCGATCTCCCACCTTGAGGTCGTGCATGAGTTGCCGTGCATAAGCAACAACGCGCAGCGGTTAGGACGCTTCGCCCGGATCATAAGCTTTGACAAACGCGGTCAGGGACTGTCCGATCGCGTGTCCGGCGTGCCGTCGTTGGAAGAGCGAATGGACGACGTTCGCGCCGTGCTCGATGCGGTGGGATCCCGCAAGACGGTCTTGTTGGGCATGTCGGAAGGCTGTCCCATGAGCGTCCTCTTTTCGGCCACACATCCAGATCGTGTTTCCCACCTGGTTTTGGTCGGGGGCTTCGTGCGCGCGGGCTACTCGATCCCCGCGGCCCAGTTCGAGGCGTTTGCTGACAGGGCTGTTGCAAACTGGGGCTCGGGGCAGATGATGAAACACGTTGTCGGGCTGGCGGACGCTTCCCAAGAGCAGCTCGCAGCGCTCGGCAAGTTCGAGCGGATGAGTTGCAGCCCCGGTGCCTTCAAGGCGATCATGGTGATGAACCGACTGATCGACGTAACGCCGGTGTTGCAAAGCGTGCGCGTCCCAACTCTCGTGCTGCACAGCCAGGCCGATGCCGTGGTGCCCGTATCGGAGGGACGGAAGCTGGGGGCTGCAATACCTGGCGCGAGATACATCGAATACGAGGGTCTTCCGCACGGTGTCTTCTTTACGGCCGAATGCGAACGAGTGATCGGCGACATCGAGGAGTTTGTCACCGGTCACCGTCCTGAGGCAGGAGAGGATGTCGATCGTGTCCTGGCTACCGTCCTGTTCACGGACATCGTCAACTCCACGACGAAAGCCATCGAGGTCGGTGATCGCCGCTGGCACGAACTGCTTGATTCTCATGACCGCTTGGCAGCACAGGTCGTCGAGAGGCATCGGGGGAAGCTGGTGAAGAATACGGGCGATGGAATCTTGGCGACGTTCGATGGACCTGGACGCGGCGTTCGCTGTGCTCTCGCACTGGGCGAAGCTGCGCGCCAGCTCGGGTTGCCGCTGCGCGCCGGACTGCACACCGGCGAGATTGAGGTGCGCGGCAGGGACGTCGGCGGAATAGCAGTTCACGTCGCCGCTCGCGTGATGGGGCGGTCCGATGCAAATGAAGTGCTCGTATCGCGCGTCGTGACCGACCTGGTCGCGGGAGCCGGATTGAAATTTGCGGAGCGCGGCTCGTTCGATCTCAAGGGCATCCCGGGGGCTTGGGATTTGTTCGCTGCTGTCCAGTAG
- a CDS encoding nucleotidyltransferase family protein → MTREEVVAAIRENADAIKAEGVSRLAIYGSRVRGDYRPDSDVDVLVEVEPDASFSLLNLIGVEHIIEDATGLQAQATMKRSLPPRLAQQIADDILEVF, encoded by the coding sequence ATGACGCGCGAAGAAGTCGTAGCCGCGATTCGAGAGAACGCTGATGCCATCAAGGCGGAGGGCGTGTCGAGGCTCGCGATCTATGGATCGCGCGTGCGCGGCGACTATCGGCCCGACAGTGACGTCGATGTGCTCGTTGAAGTCGAGCCGGACGCCTCATTTTCGCTACTCAACCTGATCGGTGTCGAGCACATCATTGAAGACGCGACGGGCTTGCAGGCGCAAGCAACTATGAAGCGATCCCTTCCTCCTCGGCTCGCACAACAAATCGCCGACGACATTCTCGAAGTCTTCTGA
- a CDS encoding SRPBCC family protein yields the protein MTRAYYSAVLDHPLDTVWSLIRDFNNYPAYIEGVSESVIEDDKRGDQVGAVRRFCYLGLWVRQRLARHSDTQHSLTYASIEPLPFLADAGSDAPQPTHYEGTMHLLPVVEGNRTFIEWSVKLDTTPADADRWHSQFQAWIPDWTGSLVRALARQPG from the coding sequence ATGACCCGAGCCTATTACAGCGCCGTCCTCGACCATCCGCTCGATACCGTGTGGTCGCTGATCCGCGACTTCAACAATTACCCCGCCTATATCGAGGGCGTCAGCGAAAGCGTGATCGAGGACGACAAGCGCGGCGACCAGGTCGGTGCTGTCAGGCGCTTCTGCTATCTCGGGCTCTGGGTCAGGCAACGCCTTGCCCGCCACTCGGACACGCAGCATTCGCTGACCTATGCCAGCATCGAGCCATTGCCGTTTCTGGCGGATGCCGGCTCGGACGCGCCGCAGCCGACCCATTACGAGGGCACGATGCATCTGCTGCCGGTCGTCGAGGGCAATCGCACCTTCATCGAATGGTCGGTCAAGCTCGACACGACGCCTGCTGACGCCGATCGCTGGCACAGCCAGTTCCAGGCGTGGATCCCGGACTGGACCGGCTCCCTGGTCAGAGCGCTGGCGCGCCAGCCAGGCTGA
- a CDS encoding DUF86 domain-containing protein translates to MQPTVADRIGHIATAIDSIRDITAGQTRESFANNLVMRLAVERLLEMISEASRHIPTDLEAKEPGINWRRLADLGNWYLSSDRR, encoded by the coding sequence GTGCAGCCGACCGTTGCAGACCGCATAGGCCACATTGCCACAGCGATCGACAGCATTCGGGACATAACTGCCGGGCAAACCCGCGAGAGCTTCGCCAACAATCTGGTAATGCGGCTGGCTGTAGAGCGGCTGCTTGAGATGATCAGCGAAGCATCAAGGCACATTCCAACCGATCTGGAGGCCAAGGAACCCGGCATCAACTGGAGGCGATTGGCCGATCTCGGAAACTGGTACCTATCATCGGACCGACGCTGA